The following coding sequences are from one Canis lupus baileyi chromosome 19, mCanLup2.hap1, whole genome shotgun sequence window:
- the CCDC71 gene encoding coiled-coil domain-containing protein 71, which produces MSVVVQHVEEKAVHSWSRISTAGKKALEEALLVFNPMSQDLSATEAQLVAFLQGLRDDGFQPTILRSGDVYGYSSCTANPPSQTKLQARAPTPAATSPPTSAPRTAMRLPAGRATLLPVPLSGRLAKASTPALAKHATTNLLLSSLKQSSASRAQGATVGFPAHLYPGVYPAMRLSVVLEALVPLKTPMPCLGAKHKAQSLQLSLADSPLKLRKGPGKRPGNCRSKAPRKATGKGPKCLTHRAPRARPQQGTTPRNKTYKATGSLSGLRMKGGSALGTKTSQSKAARTLAKAAQAKVARTHAKAAKARAKAKAAQIRARAKAARIRAKAKAAQIKAKAKAKAVRANKAKARAVRAKAKAKVVRAKAKAKVVRAKSKVKAVRAKTKVMRAKAKVVQAKAKVARTQSRSKGRPKGAVQARTAKRGQKSHPETVGQKRKRAEEAKDLPLRKRTRLGPRSPKVWLGPGTAKLLKFRAIKVDRRSSDDEVRQRAQQILRVNLSPVIQLQPLLPYSAYSSVWGN; this is translated from the coding sequence ATGAGCGTGGTGGTGCAGCATGTGGAGGAGAAAGCTGTGCACTCCTGGTCGCGGATCTCCACGGCAGGGAAGAAGGCCCTGGAGGAGGCGCTGCTTGTCTTTAACCCCATGAGTCAGGATCTCAGTGCCACAGAGGCCCAGCTTGTAGCCTTTCTGCAGGGCCTGCGGGATGATGGCTTCCAACCCACCATCCTGCGCAGCGGTGATGTCTATGGCTATAGTTCATGCACAGCCAATCCCCCAAGCCAGACGAAACTGCAAGCTcgtgcccccaccccagctgccacATCACCTCCAACCAGTGCTCCCCGAACTGCCATGCGGCTGCCTGCAGGCCGGGCCACGCTGCTCCCTGTGCCACTATCTGGAAGGCTGGCCAAAGCATCCACACCAGCCCTTGCCAAACATGCGACCACCAACCTACTCCTGAGCTCCCTGAAGCAGTCAAGTGCCAGCCGTGCCCAGGGTGCAACAGTGGgcttccctgcccacctctatcCAGGTGTCTACCCTGCCATGCGGCTCTCTGTTGTCCTTGAGGCCCTGGTTCCACTAAAGACTCCCATGCCCTGCTTGGGTGCCAAGCACAAGGCACAGTCACTGCAGCTCTCGCTTGCAGACTCTCCCCTGAAGCTGCGCAAAGGTCCAGGAAAGAGGCCAGGGAACTGTCGATCCAAAGCTCCCAGAAAAGCCACAGGCAAGGGCCCTAAGTGTCTGACTCACAGAGCCCCCAGGGCCAGACCTCAGCAAGGCACTACGCCCCGGAACAAGACCTACAAAGCCACTGGGTCCCTTAGTGGCCTACGAATGAAAggtggctctgctctgggcaccAAAACATCACAGTCCAAGGCAGCTCGAACACTGGCCAAAGCTGCCCAGGCCAAGGTGGCTCGAACACATGCCAAAGCTGCCAAGGCTCGTGCAAAAGCCAAGGCAGCACAGATCAGGGCTAGGGCCAAGGCAGCGCGGATCAGGGCCAAGGCCAAGGCGGCACAGATCAAGGCCAAAGCCAAAGCCAAGGCAGTGCGGGCTAATAAGGCCAAGGCCAGGGCAGTGCGGGCTAAAGCCAAGGCCAAGGTTGTACGAGCTAAAGCCAAGGCCAAGGTAGTGCGGGCTAAATCCAAGGTCAAGGCGGTGCGGGCCAAGACCAAGGTGATGCGGGCCAAGGCCAAGGTGGTACAGGCCAAGGCCAAGGTGGCTCGGACCCAGTCCAGGAGCAAGGGCAGGCCAAAAGGGGCTGTTCAGGCCAGGACTGCAAAAAGGGGCCAGAAAAGCCACCCTGAGACTGTGGGGCAGAAGAGGAAAAGGGCTGAGGAGGCAAAGGATCTTCCTCTCCGGAAAAGAACACGACTTGGGCCCCGATCGCCTAAGGTGTGGCTAGGGCCTGGAACAGCAAAACTGCTGAAATTCCGGGCCATCAAGGTGGACAGGCGGTCCTCAGATGATGAGGTGCGGCAGCGGGCTCAACAGATCCTCCGTGTGAACTTGTCCCCTGTAATACAGCTCCAGCCATTGCTGCCATACTCAGCATATAGCAGTgtttggggaaactga